One Methanocella sp. genomic region harbors:
- a CDS encoding diphthine--ammonia ligase, giving the protein MKIAVLFSGGKDSNYALFCATHYGWDVTHLVTAFSSSPESYMYHVPAIELTRLAAESIGLPLIEVVTPPDPEAELMPLRDALKELNVDGIVSGALASEYQRRRLDQICQDIGIKSFAPLWHKVQRDYVREMVGEGFGIMVTGCYAEGLDESWLGKILDGEALDKLDRLHRKYGISVAGEGGEYESFVAYGPHMRRRVCVEYEKEWKRDSGKIIVKNAWLE; this is encoded by the coding sequence ATGAAGATCGCCGTGCTCTTCTCCGGCGGCAAGGACTCGAACTATGCGCTATTCTGTGCCACGCATTATGGGTGGGACGTCACACACCTGGTTACGGCTTTTTCGTCATCGCCCGAATCGTACATGTACCACGTGCCGGCCATCGAGCTTACCAGGCTGGCGGCCGAATCCATTGGCCTGCCGCTCATCGAAGTGGTAACGCCGCCCGACCCGGAGGCAGAGCTCATGCCTCTCCGGGATGCGCTTAAAGAGCTGAACGTCGACGGCATCGTATCCGGCGCGCTGGCCTCCGAGTACCAGCGCCGCAGGCTCGACCAGATCTGCCAGGATATCGGGATCAAGTCCTTTGCGCCGCTCTGGCATAAAGTGCAGCGGGACTACGTCCGGGAAATGGTCGGCGAAGGTTTTGGTATAATGGTCACCGGGTGCTATGCTGAAGGCCTGGACGAGTCGTGGCTGGGAAAGATACTTGATGGAGAGGCGCTGGATAAGCTGGACCGGCTTCACAGGAAATACGGCATCAGCGTGGCCGGAGAGGGCGGGGAGTACGAATCCTTCGTGGCTTATGGGCCCCATATGCGACGGCGGGTATGCGTGGAATATGAAAAAGAGTGGAAGCGCGATTCTGGTAAGATCATCGTGAAGAATGCATGGCTGGAATAA
- a CDS encoding Kae1-associated kinase Bud32, which yields MAVEKRGAEAVVLIEDDETVKTRIKKGYRIRELDERLRSERTRAEAKIMSEARKLGIPTPIIYDVGRFDLVMETIHGTPLKDVIDEEKARKAGVLVGKLHSGGIIHGDLTTSNMLVKGERIYLIDFGLSFWDEMLESRGVDVHVFYQTLISSHTNHEKLMEAFAEGYRATFEGADDVLERVREIEYRGRYKTETP from the coding sequence ATGGCTGTAGAGAAGAGAGGTGCCGAGGCGGTCGTGCTCATCGAGGACGACGAGACCGTGAAGACACGCATCAAGAAGGGCTATCGAATCCGCGAGCTGGACGAGCGGCTCCGCTCCGAGCGGACGAGGGCTGAGGCGAAGATCATGTCCGAGGCACGCAAGCTGGGCATCCCCACTCCGATCATCTACGACGTGGGCCGCTTTGACCTTGTCATGGAGACGATCCATGGCACGCCCCTGAAGGACGTCATCGACGAGGAAAAAGCGAGAAAGGCCGGCGTGCTGGTCGGTAAGCTGCACAGCGGCGGCATTATCCACGGGGACCTGACGACGTCGAACATGCTCGTAAAAGGAGAGCGTATCTATCTCATCGATTTCGGGCTGTCCTTCTGGGACGAGATGCTCGAGTCCCGGGGCGTCGACGTCCACGTCTTTTACCAGACGCTCATCAGCTCCCACACGAACCACGAAAAGCTCATGGAGGCTTTTGCCGAAGGGTACCGCGCAACGTTCGAAGGCGCCGACGATGTCCTGGAGCGGGTCCGGGAGATCGAGTACCGCGGGCGATATAAGACAGAAACGCCGTGA
- a CDS encoding bifunctional N(6)-L-threonylcarbamoyladenine synthase/serine/threonine protein kinase, translating into MRCEKVLGIEGTAWSLSAAIVGWDKVYAEAADPYIPETGGIHPMVAAQHHAAHIGEVIKKVVDSGVEFDGVAFSQGPGLGPCLRTVATAARALALACDIPLIGVNHCVAHIEVGRWQTGCRDPVTLYVSGANSQVLAFRAGKYRIFGETLDIGIGNALDKFGRFLGLQHPGGPKIEALAKEGRNYIHLPYVVKGMDLSFSGMMSSAKEAAAVHPREDVCYSLQENAFAMLVEVTERAMAHTGKDECLIAGGVGANMRLQQMLGEMCKARGAKFYAPPRKYFGDNGSMIAYTGLLQLKHGMTLPVEGSAVNPCFRPDEVDIPWL; encoded by the coding sequence ATGCGCTGTGAAAAAGTCCTCGGCATAGAGGGAACGGCCTGGAGCCTCTCGGCAGCGATTGTGGGCTGGGATAAAGTCTACGCGGAAGCGGCTGACCCCTATATCCCGGAGACCGGAGGCATTCACCCCATGGTAGCAGCCCAGCACCACGCGGCCCACATAGGTGAGGTCATAAAGAAGGTCGTCGACTCCGGCGTTGAGTTCGACGGCGTGGCGTTTTCACAAGGGCCTGGCCTGGGCCCGTGCCTCAGGACGGTGGCCACGGCGGCGAGGGCGCTGGCGCTGGCCTGCGACATACCGCTTATCGGAGTTAACCACTGCGTCGCCCACATCGAGGTCGGGCGCTGGCAGACAGGCTGCCGTGACCCTGTAACGCTGTATGTCAGCGGCGCCAACTCGCAGGTGCTGGCATTCCGGGCGGGAAAGTACCGCATTTTTGGAGAGACCCTGGACATCGGCATCGGGAACGCCCTGGATAAATTCGGCCGGTTCCTCGGGCTTCAGCACCCCGGCGGGCCGAAGATCGAGGCCCTCGCGAAGGAGGGCAGGAATTACATTCATTTACCATACGTGGTCAAGGGCATGGACCTGTCCTTTTCGGGCATGATGTCGTCGGCAAAGGAAGCCGCCGCCGTCCATCCCCGGGAGGACGTCTGCTACTCGCTGCAGGAGAACGCTTTCGCCATGCTCGTCGAGGTCACCGAGCGGGCGATGGCGCACACGGGCAAGGACGAATGCCTCATCGCCGGAGGCGTCGGCGCCAACATGCGCCTCCAGCAGATGCTCGGCGAGATGTGCAAGGCCAGGGGCGCGAAGTTCTATGCGCCGCCCCGGAAATATTTTGGGGACAACGGCTCGATGATCGCCTATACGGGGCTTTTGCAGCTTAAGCACGGCATGACGCTTCCAGTCGAGGGCTCCGCGGTCAACCCGTGTTTCAGGCCGGACGAGGTGGACATACCATGGCTGTAG